A window of the Deltaproteobacteria bacterium genome harbors these coding sequences:
- a CDS encoding STAS domain-containing protein: MLHRIFPFLTWFKGYSPGAFRADALAGVTVALVLIPQSMAYAQLAGLPAYFGLYAAFLPPMVAALFGSSRQLATGPVAVVSLMTAASLEPLATAGSQGYIAYAVLLALSVGVFQFLLGVLRLGLVVNFLSHPVVNGFTNAAAIIIATSQLSKMFGVSVDNAEHHYETIVRVVQSAVHYTHWPTLAMGLFAFGIMFGLKKINPKIPNVLVAVVVTTLLSWGMGFNHDIKAPLTAIETQEVRSTIEAFNESVRELKELAGKRTDLTAKVEGAESNVVKIDAVHDLALVNARMDMLKEKQRDLRAELRDVLLVGVRESGGMAFYERGSIPAGLTGDGRTWRLKVGNGELGPDGLTMMGGGAVVGKIPSGLPAFAIPPLDIKVILRLLPFAAIISLLGFMEAISIAKAMAAKTGQRLDPNQELIGQGLANMLGAIGQSYPASGSFSRSAVNLQAGAVSGISSVITSLMVVIVLMFFTPLLYHLPQAVLAAVIMMAVIGLINAAGFIHAWKAQRYDGVISVLSFICTLVFAPHLDKGIMVGVALSLGVFLYKSMRPRVCSLSRGQDEALRDALSHGLRECDHIAVVRFEGPLFFANASFLEDQITARMQDAPDLRHIILVAEGINDMDASGEEALSLIVDRVRSAGVDISLSGVNESVMAVIKRTHLLEKIGEDHVYASTEQALCATHAAAHANVVREDSCPLLNLCRTT, encoded by the coding sequence ATGTTGCACAGAATTTTTCCATTCCTGACCTGGTTCAAAGGATACAGTCCGGGTGCCTTCCGGGCCGATGCCCTGGCCGGGGTGACCGTGGCCCTAGTGCTCATTCCCCAGTCCATGGCCTATGCCCAGTTGGCAGGCCTGCCAGCCTACTTTGGACTCTACGCCGCGTTCCTGCCGCCAATGGTGGCGGCTCTGTTCGGTTCCAGCCGACAGTTGGCCACCGGTCCGGTGGCCGTGGTCTCCCTGATGACCGCCGCCTCCCTGGAACCTCTGGCCACGGCCGGAAGCCAGGGCTATATCGCCTACGCCGTGCTTCTAGCCCTGTCCGTGGGCGTGTTCCAGTTTCTCCTGGGCGTGCTTCGTCTGGGGCTGGTGGTCAATTTCTTGTCCCACCCGGTGGTCAACGGCTTCACCAACGCCGCGGCCATCATCATCGCCACCTCCCAGCTGTCCAAGATGTTCGGGGTCTCGGTGGACAACGCCGAACACCACTATGAGACCATTGTGCGGGTCGTGCAGTCGGCAGTGCACTACACCCACTGGCCGACCCTGGCCATGGGTCTGTTCGCCTTTGGCATCATGTTCGGCTTGAAAAAGATAAATCCCAAAATTCCTAATGTTCTGGTGGCGGTGGTGGTGACCACCCTCCTGTCCTGGGGCATGGGCTTCAACCATGACATCAAGGCTCCATTGACAGCCATCGAGACCCAGGAAGTGCGGTCCACGATCGAGGCCTTCAACGAGAGCGTGCGCGAGCTCAAGGAGCTGGCCGGAAAGCGAACCGATTTGACGGCCAAGGTCGAAGGGGCCGAGTCGAACGTGGTCAAAATTGACGCCGTCCACGATCTGGCCCTGGTCAACGCCCGCATGGACATGCTCAAGGAAAAACAGCGTGATCTTCGGGCCGAGTTGCGGGATGTTCTTCTGGTCGGGGTCAGGGAGAGTGGCGGCATGGCCTTTTACGAACGGGGCTCGATTCCGGCCGGTCTGACCGGGGACGGACGAACCTGGAGACTCAAGGTCGGCAACGGAGAACTGGGCCCCGATGGCCTGACCATGATGGGCGGCGGGGCAGTTGTCGGCAAGATCCCATCCGGTCTGCCGGCCTTTGCCATCCCGCCCCTGGACATCAAGGTCATTCTTCGTCTGCTGCCCTTTGCGGCCATCATTTCCCTGCTGGGTTTCATGGAGGCCATTTCCATCGCCAAGGCCATGGCCGCCAAGACCGGTCAGAGGCTCGACCCCAACCAGGAACTCATCGGCCAGGGCCTGGCCAACATGCTGGGGGCCATCGGGCAGAGCTATCCAGCCTCGGGGTCCTTCTCCCGTTCGGCCGTCAACCTCCAGGCCGGGGCCGTGAGCGGCATCTCAAGCGTGATCACCTCCCTCATGGTCGTCATCGTCCTCATGTTCTTCACCCCGCTTCTCTACCATCTGCCCCAGGCCGTGCTGGCCGCGGTGATCATGATGGCCGTCATAGGGTTGATCAATGCCGCAGGCTTCATCCATGCCTGGAAGGCCCAACGCTACGACGGCGTTATCTCGGTTCTGTCCTTCATCTGCACCCTGGTCTTTGCTCCGCATCTGGACAAGGGGATCATGGTCGGAGTGGCTCTTTCCCTGGGGGTCTTCCTCTACAAGAGCATGCGGCCCCGAGTCTGCTCCCTGTCCCGGGGCCAGGACGAGGCCCTGCGCGACGCCTTGTCGCACGGTCTGCGCGAATGCGACCATATCGCTGTGGTTCGATTCGAGGGCCCGCTCTTTTTCGCCAACGCGAGCTTTCTTGAAGACCAGATCACGGCCCGGATGCAGGATGCACCCGATCTCAGGCACATCATCTTGGTGGCCGAGGGAATCAACGACATGGACGCCTCTGGCGAGGAGGCGTTGTCGCTCATCGTGGATCGGGTCCGCAGCGCCGGGGTGGACATCTCCCTGAGCGGTGTGAACGAATCGGTCATGGCCGTGATCAAGCGGACGCACCTTTTGGAAAAGATCGGGGAGGATCATGTGTACGCCAGCACCGAGCAGGCCCTGTGCGCCACCCACGCCGCGGCCCACGCCAATGTGGTCCGCGAGGACTCCTGCCCTCTGCTCAATTTGTGCCGCACAACCTAA
- a CDS encoding TetR/AcrR family transcriptional regulator, protein MSKKRDAILKAATVLFANKGFAGTSMQELSNLTGAAEGTIFYHFKNKEHLLLTILEDTRDGIVEAFGRFMEGREFRDGLHMLEEVVSFYLYLAGLMEYQFLLLQRQFLYRFAADNPEFREHLESIYNCMADMFEQAIVKGQEDGSIGQVHSRKTALIIFTMVDGLVRFKNFNLYDAGALYNDLLASCRRMLKP, encoded by the coding sequence ATGTCAAAAAAACGGGACGCAATACTCAAAGCAGCAACGGTCCTTTTTGCCAACAAAGGATTCGCCGGGACCTCCATGCAGGAGCTCTCAAACCTGACCGGGGCGGCCGAGGGAACCATCTTCTACCACTTCAAAAACAAGGAGCATCTGCTCCTGACCATTCTGGAGGACACCCGAGACGGGATTGTCGAGGCCTTCGGCCGGTTCATGGAAGGCCGGGAATTCCGGGACGGTCTGCACATGCTGGAAGAGGTGGTCTCGTTCTACCTCTATCTGGCCGGGCTCATGGAATACCAGTTCCTGCTTTTGCAACGCCAGTTTTTGTACCGGTTCGCGGCCGACAACCCGGAATTCCGGGAACACCTCGAATCGATCTACAACTGTATGGCGGACATGTTCGAGCAGGCCATCGTCAAGGGGCAGGAGGACGGGTCCATCGGTCAGGTCCATTCGCGGAAAACGGCCCTGATCATCTTCACCATGGTAGACGGACTGGTCCGGTTCAAAAATTTTAATCTGTACGACGCCGGGGCCTTGTACAACGACCTTCTGGCATCGTGCAGGAGGATGCTCAAACCCTGA
- a CDS encoding sensor histidine kinase, with protein MSHSWIRRIVPEFLLGSRETFASYRGLVNYRKTWVKIVALLTAAALMPLLFVIGMDYQVTKDALFRENLLRTARTTSNARRTVTFYLEERLAALDLVTRTVATREFGHQDRLGQILEGLKSSFGGFTDLGIVDEQGFQVAYAGPFDLAGRDYSSQDWFQEAMEHGSYISDVFLGYRNQPHLAMAVRFTANNGSTALLRATIDTGRLTALLAGLDLSGNADAFIVNQQGVLQVPSRYHGDLLERFSLPLPEYSATTETMIVDEASEQLILGYAFVERTPFILMILKRQDLLLDTLREAKNRLAWVLILSVAGILAVVIAVATTMIGRVQEADRTRYTVLRNMEHANRMATIGRLAAGVAHEINNPL; from the coding sequence ATGTCCCATTCCTGGATTCGAAGAATCGTTCCGGAATTTCTGCTTGGCTCGAGAGAGACGTTCGCCTCGTACCGCGGTTTGGTCAATTACCGGAAAACCTGGGTCAAAATCGTGGCTCTGCTGACAGCCGCGGCTCTGATGCCGCTGCTGTTCGTCATCGGCATGGACTATCAGGTGACCAAGGACGCCCTGTTTCGGGAAAATCTTCTGCGGACAGCCAGGACCACGTCCAACGCACGGAGGACGGTGACCTTCTATCTGGAAGAACGGCTGGCGGCTTTGGATCTGGTGACGAGGACCGTGGCCACCCGCGAGTTTGGTCACCAAGACAGGTTGGGTCAGATTCTGGAAGGGCTCAAGTCTTCTTTTGGCGGGTTCACGGATTTGGGGATCGTGGACGAGCAGGGGTTTCAGGTGGCCTACGCCGGGCCCTTCGATCTGGCGGGCAGGGACTACAGTTCTCAGGATTGGTTCCAGGAGGCCATGGAGCATGGATCATACATCAGCGACGTGTTCCTGGGCTACCGGAACCAGCCCCATCTGGCCATGGCCGTGCGTTTCACAGCGAATAACGGATCCACAGCTCTGCTTCGGGCGACCATCGACACGGGCAGGCTCACGGCTCTGCTGGCCGGTCTTGACCTGTCAGGCAACGCCGACGCCTTTATCGTCAACCAGCAAGGTGTGCTGCAGGTGCCGTCACGATACCACGGAGACCTGCTCGAACGTTTCAGCCTCCCACTGCCCGAATACTCGGCGACCACCGAGACCATGATCGTGGATGAGGCATCGGAACAGCTCATCCTGGGCTACGCATTTGTCGAGCGCACACCCTTTATTCTGATGATTCTCAAACGCCAGGACCTGCTTCTGGACACCCTGCGCGAGGCCAAGAACCGTCTGGCCTGGGTTCTGATCCTGAGCGTGGCCGGAATCCTGGCCGTGGTCATTGCCGTGGCCACGACCATGATCGGCCGGGTTCAAGAGGCAGACCGGACCAGGTACACTGTCCTGCGGAACATGGAGCACGCCAACCGTATGGCCACCATCGGCCGACTGGCCGCAGGCGTGGCCCACGAGATCAACAATCCTCT
- a CDS encoding response regulator has product MSVACLFSGLYCEADEITAKVLERTGMSLVSDRDVVARAADLADMDTDRIAKAFFAGTSIFNKFTHEKERAISWLRLAVARILDEGDNLLVHGFCSVLAPQSISHVLRICVISGLKYRIDVAERLGVTESEAKRHIKKGDEDRSAWVKSAVGHDDPWDSALYDLVVPVDKFGPTKATENIVDHLTGAMLDPTGSSRTAAKDFLLAAQVETVLASAGHHVQVESVGGAVTVIINKNVLMLERLERELAEIASGVAGVREVRTKVGPKFHQSDIYRKVDFELPGKVLLVDDEREFVQTLSERLMLREMGSAVAFDGESALRLVDEDEPEVMVLDLKMPGIDGIEVLRNVKKSRPQVEVIILTGHGSEADRDECMRLGAFAYLHKPVDFEVLSETIKKAHAKAQTNTGSQSR; this is encoded by the coding sequence ATGAGTGTTGCCTGCCTGTTCAGCGGATTATACTGCGAGGCCGATGAAATTACGGCCAAGGTCCTGGAACGGACCGGGATGTCCCTTGTCTCCGACCGGGACGTCGTGGCTCGGGCCGCGGATCTGGCCGACATGGACACGGACCGGATCGCCAAGGCCTTCTTCGCCGGGACGTCCATCTTCAACAAGTTCACCCATGAGAAGGAGCGGGCCATCTCCTGGCTGCGGCTGGCCGTGGCCAGGATACTGGACGAGGGCGACAACCTTCTCGTCCACGGGTTCTGCTCGGTTCTCGCTCCCCAGTCCATTTCGCACGTCCTGAGAATTTGCGTCATTTCCGGGCTCAAGTACCGGATCGACGTGGCCGAACGGCTGGGGGTGACCGAGTCGGAGGCCAAACGGCACATCAAAAAGGGCGACGAGGACCGATCGGCCTGGGTCAAATCGGCTGTTGGTCATGACGATCCCTGGGATTCGGCCCTCTACGACCTGGTCGTGCCCGTGGACAAGTTCGGCCCAACCAAGGCCACCGAAAATATCGTCGACCACCTGACCGGGGCCATGCTCGATCCCACCGGTTCTTCCCGGACTGCGGCCAAGGATTTTCTCCTGGCGGCCCAGGTAGAGACGGTTTTGGCCTCGGCCGGGCACCATGTCCAGGTGGAGAGCGTGGGCGGGGCGGTCACGGTGATCATCAACAAGAACGTCCTCATGCTTGAGCGGCTGGAGCGGGAATTGGCCGAGATCGCCTCCGGGGTGGCCGGGGTCCGGGAGGTCCGAACCAAGGTCGGCCCGAAGTTCCACCAGTCGGACATTTATCGGAAGGTCGACTTCGAACTTCCGGGCAAGGTTCTTTTGGTCGACGACGAGCGGGAATTCGTCCAGACACTGTCGGAGCGTCTGATGCTCAGGGAAATGGGCTCTGCAGTGGCCTTTGACGGCGAGTCGGCCCTGCGGCTGGTGGACGAGGACGAGCCCGAGGTCATGGTTCTGGATCTCAAGATGCCCGGCATTGACGGCATCGAAGTTCTGCGGAACGTCAAGAAGTCCAGACCCCAGGTGGAGGTCATCATCCTCACCGGCCACGGGTCCGAGGCCGATCGCGACGAGTGCATGAGGCTCGGGGCTTTTGCCTATCTGCACAAGCCCGTGGATTTCGAAGTCCTGAGCGAAACCATTAAGAAGGCCCACGCCAAGGCCCAGACAAACACAGGGAGCCAAAGCAGGTAG
- a CDS encoding metallophosphoesterase, with protein MRLESVWVDTAIWAGYMIFGLILFLFTLCLVRDAILLALLMVDRIRTRFRPQTPPVRPAVAWAGKTARATNVLILAFSIMLCVLGVFQARQVPDVRTVTLSLSKLDPALNGLRLVQLTDLHIGPTIRESWLEKVVERTNELEPDLVAITGDLVDGPVERLAEELRPLADIKAELGTFIVTGNHEYYSDALPWIEALRKMGLVVLMNEHAVVEKNGGVLVVAGVTDLQAGRFDPDQRSDPARAVDGAPEQAAKILLAHQPKTALQAVGLGYDLQVSGHTHGGQFFPGTILVHLFQPFVAGLHQVGDMLLYVSRGTGYWGPPLRIGSPSEITLFVLHAPEAD; from the coding sequence ATGCGTCTTGAAAGTGTCTGGGTCGACACAGCCATCTGGGCCGGATACATGATTTTCGGTCTCATCCTCTTTCTCTTCACTCTCTGCCTGGTCCGGGATGCGATTCTCCTCGCCCTCTTGATGGTCGACCGCATTCGGACCAGGTTCCGGCCCCAGACCCCACCAGTCCGACCGGCCGTGGCCTGGGCCGGGAAAACCGCCAGAGCCACCAATGTCCTCATCCTGGCCTTTTCGATCATGCTGTGCGTTCTGGGAGTCTTTCAGGCCAGACAGGTTCCGGACGTCAGAACCGTGACTCTCAGTCTTTCCAAGCTGGACCCGGCCCTCAACGGCCTTCGCCTGGTCCAGTTGACGGATCTGCACATCGGTCCGACCATCAGAGAATCATGGCTGGAAAAGGTGGTCGAGCGGACCAATGAGCTCGAACCTGACTTGGTGGCCATCACCGGGGACCTTGTCGACGGCCCAGTGGAGCGGCTGGCCGAAGAGCTCAGGCCCCTGGCCGACATCAAGGCCGAATTGGGAACCTTCATCGTCACTGGGAATCACGAGTATTATTCGGACGCCCTGCCCTGGATCGAGGCATTGCGAAAGATGGGATTGGTCGTGCTCATGAACGAACACGCAGTGGTGGAAAAAAATGGGGGAGTTCTGGTCGTCGCCGGGGTGACCGATCTCCAGGCCGGACGCTTCGACCCGGACCAGCGCTCGGATCCGGCCCGGGCCGTGGACGGGGCCCCGGAACAGGCCGCCAAGATTCTTCTGGCCCACCAGCCCAAGACCGCCCTCCAGGCCGTCGGTCTTGGCTACGACCTCCAGGTCTCCGGGCACACCCACGGAGGACAGTTCTTTCCCGGGACCATCTTGGTCCATCTCTTCCAGCCTTTTGTGGCCGGACTGCACCAGGTGGGCGACATGCTCCTCTACGTCAGCCGGGGCACGGGCTATTGGGGGCCGCCGCTTCGCATCGGTTCGCCATCGGAGATCACCCTCTTTGTTCTCCACGCCCCCGAGGCCGACTGA